CCATTGGTTTGAATGTGTCCGTATTTTTTGCTCTCCAAAGGGTTCTATCATTACCTTGCCATGTTCTTTCACTCACATCATTACCAATTGTATATCCCAAAATATAATCCCAAAGATTCGTTGGGGTAAGGTTTTTTGCAGTTTTGCCTATAACCACAACAAGCTCTCCTTCATATTGAACTTTATCTGTTGCATCTTTTGGGATAATTATTGTTTCATTATGAGCAATTAAAGCATTATTAGCTCGATATCCTATATCTGCTGCTGGGGGTGGAGATCCTTCTCTTCCTGTAATTTCTGCCATTTTAATTACATGACCCATATAATTAATTCCAGCTGCATAAAATGTTGATGGAACCACAGGTACAAGCAATTTTGCTTCCGTAAATGGGATACTTTGAGAAGTTTTTTCATAATTTGTAAAAGGGGTTCCTAATACAGGAGTTATGTTGTTATTTTCAATTATACCGTATAAAGGTTCGTTATTAATTTCTAGTCTACACCATTTCATTTTTTATCTCCTGTGTAAATTAATTTTGTTGCGTTACTTTAGTGGCTTCAATATACTTTAACCATATATGCTAGTCAATTAGGATTAGCTACATTTTAATGAGGGGAAGTTTTATGAGATCTAATAATCGTATTGGTGTTGCAGTTAATGAATCTACTGCAAATGGGGTGTTACAAAGAATCAATCAATTAGAAATTTTTGGGCTTGATGCTGCATGGCTGACTACGGGTGGTGCAAGAGCTGATGCTTTGACAGTTTTTTCTGCTGCAGCTGTTCAAACAGAAAATATATTGATGGGGACATCAATTATTCCTACATGGCCGAGACATCCTATTTCAATATTCCAACAAGTAAAAGTGATATCTGAGCTTGCTCCTTCACGATTTCGTTTAGGTATAGGTCCCAGCCACAAACCAAATATGGAAGGTATGTTTGGCGTTAATTTTCGTGATCCATTAGGGCATTTAGAAGAGTACTTAATAATTCTCAAAGATATTATTCAGGGTGACGGAGTTGATTTTAGTGGGAAATATTATCAAGCACATTCTCAAGATGGATTACATGCAGATATTCCAATAATGTCTTCCGCATTACGACAAAAAGCTTTTGAATTATGCGGAAAAATATCCGATGGTATTATAACTTGGGTTTGTCCAATGTCTCATGTAAAAAATGTAGCAATACCTTCAATTGAAAATGGAGCTTTACAAGCTAATCGTGATAGTGTTCCCCCATTAATCGTGCATGCCCCAATTTGTATATCAGAGGAGAAAGAATTGGTCAGGGATGCTCTTAGATCCCAAATGGGAATATATCCTACCTTACCTTTCTACAACAGAATGTTAATGGATTGTGGTTATGAGGAGGTAGAGCATACTAAAGTCTGGAGTGATAGAATGGCAGACGACTT
The window above is part of the SAR202 cluster bacterium genome. Proteins encoded here:
- a CDS encoding DUF2437 domain-containing protein, translated to MKWCRLEINNEPLYGIIENNNITPVLGTPFTNYEKTSQSIPFTEAKLLVPVVPSTFYAAGINYMGHVIKMAEITGREGSPPPAADIGYRANNALIAHNETIIIPKDATDKVQYEGELVVVIGKTAKNLTPTNLWDYILGYTIGNDVSERTWQGNDRTLWRAKNTDTFKPMGPWIETDVNPEDMTTTVKVNNEIQDQFKTNNMIFGITEYLCNMTKYLTLHPGDVVWMGTDDVPIDIKDGDVVDIEITGIGTLSNPVKRSTE
- a CDS encoding LLM class flavin-dependent oxidoreductase; protein product: MRGSFMRSNNRIGVAVNESTANGVLQRINQLEIFGLDAAWLTTGGARADALTVFSAAAVQTENILMGTSIIPTWPRHPISIFQQVKVISELAPSRFRLGIGPSHKPNMEGMFGVNFRDPLGHLEEYLIILKDIIQGDGVDFSGKYYQAHSQDGLHADIPIMSSALRQKAFELCGKISDGIITWVCPMSHVKNVAIPSIENGALQANRDSVPPLIVHAPICISEEKELVRDALRSQMGIYPTLPFYNRMLMDCGYEEVEHTKVWSDRMADDLVISGTEEQASAKIEAMFDTGISELLFSILTVGDNREESLERTAKFLGKYISNM